In one window of Episyrphus balteatus chromosome 3, idEpiBalt1.1, whole genome shotgun sequence DNA:
- the LOC129916925 gene encoding tissue inhibitor of metalloproteinase translates to MNILRYFCVWIIAFLWLFAFLTPSVNACSCMPSHPQTHFCEADYVIVMRVLRKSHRLVKDHLAYKIEIKKSYKMTDAAQNILKHGRLSTALSESMCGVNLEVGKLYVVAGRGSKLSLCNYIKEYQKMTIIERRGFSGAYRKGCKCKINMNFGGRVVEKSDSCNWSPFKKCETDFSLCVPLVYRTPEGLISQCHWRKTPPYKACLADP, encoded by the exons ATGAATATATTAAGATATTTTTGTGTCTGGATAATCGCATTTCTGTGGCTCTTTGCCTTTTTGACGCCATCCGTAAATGCCTGCTCGTGTATGCCCAGCCACCCACAGACACATTTTTGTGAAGCTGACTAcg TGATAGTCATGCGAGTTCTGAGAAAATCACATCGACTAGTTAAGGACCATTTGGCGTATaagattgaaataaaaaaatcatacaag atgacaGATGCCGCCCAAAATATTCTCAAACACGGACGCCTATCGACAGCCCTTTCAGAATCAATGTGTGGAGTAAACTTGGAAGTGGGTAAACTTTATGTTGTTGCAGGAAGAGGCTCCAAGTTGAGCCTATGTAACTACATCAAAGAATACCAAAAAATGACGATTATTGAGAGAAGAGGTTTCTCTGGAGCTTATCGTAAAGGATGTAAATGCAAG ATAAACATGAACTTTGGAGGTCGTGTAGTGGAAAAATCTGATTCCTGTAATTGGTCACCATTCAAAAAATGTGAAACTGATTTCAGCTTATGCGTACCACTTGTGTATAGGACACCAGAAGGACTTATTTCCCAATGTCATTGGAGAAAAACACCTCCCTATAAAGCGTGTTTAGCTGATCCATAA